The following coding sequences are from one Neurospora crassa OR74A linkage group I, whole genome shotgun sequence window:
- a CDS encoding glycoprotease — MRQLRLFHGSGVRAWTVRGRLGTSRVRQELPQQPWCIRRASSLKAMSTSHEPTSTPTLTQASTPESTSNMHIANFNKIRSVPAEPRHKQEQNRLLGHVTQFKRHRELLTLAIETSCDDTCVALLQSYESTVRTETPEMVARLLFNKKITSDQRQFGGVHPAVAVEWHQRHLATLVEEAIRSLPEGKTPAYKNTRLPYRAPDLIAVTRGPGMPTSLATGMEVAKGLALAWGIPIVGVHHMQAHALTPQLVEALDRPPAPSVASSPWEERQQVDAEVKTASRQQEEAQHPNLDYPYLNLLVSGGHTQLVYSASLTSHLILCTTDNIALGDMLDKAARKILPPSMLNSGQNVMYAAALERFAFPRFPAGADEREYNFKYTPPATRAAEIEQHKSPYGWHLSPPLYASRKMEYNFTGLGSQAQRIAESLDISSSYENHTEHILSLENSPKSGSDLAPSPDSSTTILSPALKEEDHQIEQRRYLARATMQLAFEHLASRIVMVLQQQAKTSCEQQKVKTLVVSGGVASNQFLRHVLRRVLEVRGFGHIRIMAPPVNLCTDNAAMIAWTGSEMYRAGWVSKLDMLPIKKWSMSSTGEQGGILGTEEKPFYVRR, encoded by the coding sequence ATGAGGCAACTACGGCTTTTCCACGGTTCTGGAGTTCGAGCATGGACAGTAAGAGGAAGGCTCGGGACGAGTCGAGTTCGACAAGAGCTACCACAGCAGCCATGGTGTATAAGACGAGCATCTTCCCTCAAAGCCATGAGCACATCTCATgagccaacatcaacaccaacgtTAACTCAAGCATCAACACCGGAATCAACATCCAACATGCACATCGCCAATTTCAACAAGATTCGGAGCGTTCCGGCTGAGCCACGGCACAAGCAGGAACAGAACAGACTTCTTGGACATGTCACGCAGTTCAAGCGCCACAGAGAACTCCTTACCTTGGCCATCGAGACATCCTGCGATGACACGTGCGTTGCCCTCCTTCAGAGCTACGAGAGCACCGTGAGGACCGAGACACCTGAAATGGTGGCCCGTCTACTCTTCAACAAGAAAATCACGTCAGACCAGCGCCAGTTTGGCGGCGTCCACCCGGCTGTTGCCGTCGAGTGGCACCAACGCCATCTCGCAACCCTGGTCGAAGAGGCCATCCGGTCTCTTCCCGAAGGCAAAACGCCGGCCTACAAGAACACCAGACTGCCGTACCGGGCCCCGGACCTCATCGCCGTCACCCGTGGCCCCGGCATGCCGACCAGTCTGGCGACCGGCATGGAAGTAGCCAAGGGTCTCGCTCTGGCCTGGGGCATCCCGATCGTGGGAGTTCACCACATGCAAGCACACGCTCTCACGCCGCAGCTCGTCGAAGCTCTCGACCGCCCCCCTGCTCCCAGCGTCGCATCATCACCATGGGAAGAACGCCAACAGGTCGATGCCGAAGTAAAAACAGCCTCAAGACAGCAGGAAGAGGCTCAGCACCCCAACCTCGATTACCCCTACCTCAACCTGCTCGTCTCTGGTGGCCACACCCAACTAGTCTACTCAGCCTCCCTGACGTCGCATCTCATCCTGTGTACGACCGATAACATCGCCCTGGGCGACATGCTCGACAAAGCCGCGCGCAAGATTCTTCCGCCCTCGATGTTGAACTCGGGTCAAAATGTCATGTACGCCGCTGCGCTAGAGCGCTTTGCTTTCCCCCGCTTCCCCGCTGGCGCCGACGAGAGGGAGTACAACTTCAAGTACACCCCCCCAGCCACGCGGGCCGCCGAGATCGAACAGCACAAATCGCCGTACGGCTGGCACCTCTCGCCGCCTCTGTACGCCTCTAGGAAGATGGAGTACAACTTCACCGGACTCGGATCCCAAGCGCAGCGGATTGCCGAATCTCTGGacatttcttcttcgtatGAGAATCACACGGAACACATCCTCTCGCTGGAGAACTCTCCCAAGTCCGGGTCCGACTTGGCGCCCTCACCCGACTCTTCCACCACTATTCTCTCCCCCGCCCTCAAAGAGGAAGACCACCAGATTGAGCAGCGCCGCTACCTAGCTCGCGCGACGATGCAGCTAGCCTTTGAGCACCTCGCCTCGCGCATTGTCATGGTGCTCCAGCAGCAGGCCAAGACGTCGTGCGAGCAGCAAAAGGTCAAGACGCTCGTGGTATCGGGTGGCGTGGCGAGCAACCAGTTTCTGAGGCACGTTCTCCGTCGCGTGTTGGAGGTGCGTGGATTCGGACACATTCGGATTATGGCTCCGCCTGTAAACCTGTGTACGGACAACGCGGCCATGATTGCGTGGACGGGGTCGGAGATGTACAGGGCGGGTTGGGTGAGCAAATTGGATATGTTGCCAATTAAGAAGTGGAGCATGAGTTCGACCGGCGAGCAGGGCGGGATCCTGGGAACGGAAGAGAAACCTTTTTATGTGAGGCGTTGA